tattattataacatatattatacattctATCCGAATTATTCATGCTTTGTTGTTCAAAAGAGTGCATTAGAAAATATTCATCTTCTTCATAGTTCAGgccatttattatattttttctaattttattgGCCTAACCGAACCGAGATCCAAGGGGAGTCATCTTGAATTCAAGGaggaataattaaatataaagaatatgtatatttttaaattttaaatattcaataaaatgtaaaattatttaccttAAAATATCATGTTCTatataacaaatttatttaccTTATACAACATTGGAAATAATAGAAAGAATACGGAAACTGGTAAAActacatttaaaataatcatacgGTCACTATTTTCCTTGGAATCTTGGGTAACATCCTTAACTGTTTCATCTTGAATCCTAACGTCAACCACCGGGTTTTGTTCTAAATTTTTAGGAGGTActaattcttcatttctaTTACACtcacttttgcattttaatttatcaaaCAGAAAAGATGGATCATATTTAACAATATTGTTAAATTCAGTTATacatttgttattttttgaagtagAACAGGTAGATTTAaatgtttcatattttccatatataGAAGTCAAATATTTACATGTCTCACTACAACCATTTATATGAGATAATTCCtgcttttcaatttttagataattataataataatcataCATTTCTTTCCTAAATATGAATTCTTTTACAGGAAGTGAAATAAGAGGTCCACTGTCAggttcacatatatatttactttcATCCAACATTTCCTTGAACTTAAACCATGCAACGTACAACATAGTAATTATTTCTATGTATTTATTATCATCAGTTACATTTAGTTCGTTAATTACAAGATCATACATCCAGTAGtgtaaaaatttgcaattatATATTAGAGATgtatcatatttatatttagtaTTAAGATACTTTAAATTCATTATGAGCCTATGGAAAATCTTATCAATACCTGGAAATTTAGAAAATCCTCTAGTTAGATCTTCATATATACGGTTATTGTCTAATTTAACATTAATTTTACTATGCtcttcataaattttttccgaTGGCAACATATATGCTTCATTTCTCTATAAAAGAAAtaggaagaataaaatatattcaaaaataaaataacaagaATCGTTTATCTTTCACGAACAATcagtaatattatatatatgatattataaataaactgGAATATATACAACTGTTgccatattttaaaatttcctctAATGTTTCTATAAATTAtcgtaatatataataaaaacgttaatgttaataatataaaactATAAATACAAACCAATTTATTCATGAAAATAACTTCATACTGCTATAAaagtttatttaatttacataaaataattatgaatacactatattaattttttttattaaaaaaaatatctaaaatttaaaaataatatttaattgaATTGATTCATTTACTTATAGTTAAAAAATCTAATGCtgtatatatgataaaagtcaattatgaataaatgtaaattgtgtgaaattttatatttattcagGCTTCAGAGTTTAGGTTTAGTATTTGGAgttagggtaaatatttaaatatgcgaaaagataagattttttaaatattaataaaattttctttatgaAATAATCCTTGAAAcagttaaaaatgtagaaaatattaaaattaattgttaaatgaatacttctctggaatatttccatgaggttgctaaaatagcaaagtgAGGgatttaaggaagtagacGCCTTTATTGATTCAATTCATGTT
This portion of the Plasmodium cynomolgi strain B DNA, scaffold: 0134, whole genome shotgun sequence genome encodes:
- a CDS encoding hypothetical protein (putative), with translation MLPSEKIYEEHSKINVKLDNNRIYEDLTRGFSKFPGIDKIFHRLIMNLKYLNTKYKYDTSLIYNCKFLHYWMYDLVINELNVTDDNKYIEIITMLYVAWFKFKEMLDESKYICEPDSGPLISLPVKEFIFRKEMYDYYYNYLKIEKQELSHINGCSETCKYLTSIYGKYETFKSTCSTSKNNKCITEFNNIVKYDPSFLFDKLKCKSECNRNEELVPPKNLEQNPVVDVRIQDETVKDVTQDSKENSDRMIILNVVLPVSVFFLLFPMLYKVNKFVI